One window of Lawsonibacter asaccharolyticus genomic DNA carries:
- a CDS encoding anaerobic ribonucleoside-triphosphate reductase yields MYQVTKRDGTAAQFEIGKISAAITKAFEALEKQYHPSVIDMLALRVTADFEPKIRDGRIAVEDIQDSVEKVLSEAGYADVAKAYILYRKQREKVRNVNSTLLNYRELVDNYLQINDWRVKENSTVTYSVGGLILSNSGAITANYWLSEIYDQEVANAHRNAEIHIHDLSMLTGYCAGWSLKQLIQEGLGGIPGKITSSPASHLSTLCNQMVNFLGIMQNEWAGAQAFSSFDTYLAPFVKVDHLTQKEVKQCIQSFVYGVNTPSRWGTQAPFSNITLDWTVPKDLENLPAIVGGREMDFTYGDCKTEMDMVNKAFIEIMIEGDANGRGFQYPIPTYSITRDFDWSETENNKLLFEMTAKYGTPYFSNYINSDMEPSDVRSMCCRLRLDLRELRKKSGGFFGSGESTGSVGVVTINLPRIAYLAKDESDFYQRLDKLMDIAARSLKTKRTVITKLLEAGLYPYTKRYLGTFDNHFSTIGLIGMNEVGLNAGWLRADLTHKETQQFTKDVLNHMRERLSDYQEQYGDLYNLEATPAESTTYRFAKHDKEEFPDIITANENGTPYYTNSSHLPVGYTEDIFSALDVQDELQTLYTSGTVFHAFLGEKLPDWKAAAELVRKIAENYKLPYYTMSPTYSVCADHGYLSGEQHTCPICGKPAEVYSRITGYYRPVQNWNDGKTQEFKDRKVYDLTASHLRKAGRAGSQVTFSQEGAPQASGGESLLFTTRTCPNCRQAEALLQRAGVPYQKVVAEESPDLTTRYGVRQAPTLVVQGESITGLGPIKRFAEEHRAREVG; encoded by the coding sequence ATGTATCAGGTGACCAAGCGGGACGGCACCGCCGCCCAATTTGAGATCGGCAAGATCAGCGCCGCCATTACCAAAGCCTTTGAGGCGCTGGAAAAGCAGTATCATCCCAGCGTGATCGACATGCTGGCTCTGCGGGTCACCGCCGACTTCGAGCCCAAAATCCGGGACGGCCGCATCGCGGTGGAGGACATCCAGGACAGCGTGGAAAAGGTGCTGTCCGAGGCGGGCTACGCCGATGTGGCCAAGGCCTACATCCTCTACCGGAAGCAGCGGGAGAAGGTGCGCAATGTCAACTCCACCCTGCTCAACTACCGGGAGCTGGTGGACAACTACCTCCAGATCAACGACTGGCGGGTGAAGGAGAACTCCACCGTCACCTACTCGGTGGGCGGGCTCATCCTGTCCAACTCCGGCGCCATCACCGCCAACTACTGGCTCAGCGAGATCTACGACCAGGAGGTGGCCAACGCCCACCGCAATGCCGAGATCCATATCCACGACCTGTCCATGCTCACCGGCTACTGCGCCGGCTGGTCTCTGAAGCAGCTTATCCAGGAGGGGCTGGGGGGCATCCCGGGGAAGATCACCTCCTCCCCGGCCAGTCACCTGTCTACCCTGTGCAACCAGATGGTCAACTTCCTGGGCATCATGCAGAACGAGTGGGCAGGGGCCCAGGCGTTCTCCTCCTTTGACACCTATCTGGCTCCCTTTGTCAAGGTGGATCACTTGACTCAGAAAGAGGTCAAGCAGTGCATCCAGTCCTTCGTCTACGGGGTGAACACCCCCAGCCGCTGGGGCACCCAGGCTCCCTTCTCCAACATCACCCTGGACTGGACCGTGCCCAAGGATCTGGAGAACCTGCCCGCCATCGTGGGGGGCAGGGAGATGGACTTCACCTACGGGGACTGCAAGACCGAGATGGACATGGTGAACAAGGCGTTCATCGAGATCATGATCGAGGGCGACGCCAACGGACGGGGCTTCCAGTACCCCATCCCCACCTACTCCATCACCCGGGACTTCGACTGGTCTGAGACGGAGAACAACAAGCTCCTGTTTGAGATGACCGCCAAGTACGGCACCCCCTACTTCTCCAACTACATCAACTCCGACATGGAGCCCTCCGACGTGCGCTCCATGTGCTGCCGTCTGCGCCTGGACCTGCGGGAGCTGCGGAAAAAGTCCGGCGGCTTCTTCGGCTCCGGCGAGTCCACCGGGAGCGTGGGGGTGGTCACCATCAACCTGCCCCGCATCGCCTATCTGGCCAAGGACGAGTCCGACTTCTACCAGCGGCTGGACAAGCTGATGGACATCGCCGCCCGGTCCCTCAAGACCAAGCGCACCGTCATCACCAAGCTGCTGGAGGCGGGGCTCTACCCCTATACCAAGCGCTATCTGGGGACCTTTGACAACCACTTCTCCACCATCGGCCTCATCGGCATGAACGAGGTGGGACTGAATGCCGGGTGGCTCCGGGCCGACCTGACCCACAAGGAGACCCAGCAGTTCACCAAAGACGTGCTCAATCACATGCGGGAGCGGCTGAGCGACTATCAGGAGCAGTACGGCGACCTCTACAACCTGGAGGCCACCCCCGCCGAGTCCACCACCTACCGCTTTGCCAAGCACGACAAGGAGGAGTTTCCTGACATCATCACCGCCAACGAGAACGGAACTCCCTACTACACCAACTCCTCCCACCTGCCCGTAGGCTACACCGAGGACATCTTCTCCGCTCTGGACGTGCAGGACGAGCTTCAGACCCTCTACACCTCCGGCACTGTGTTCCACGCCTTCCTGGGGGAGAAGCTGCCTGACTGGAAGGCGGCGGCGGAGCTGGTGCGGAAGATCGCAGAGAACTATAAGCTGCCCTACTATACCATGTCCCCCACCTACTCCGTGTGCGCCGACCACGGCTATCTGTCCGGGGAGCAGCACACCTGCCCCATCTGTGGCAAGCCTGCGGAGGTGTACAGCCGCATCACCGGTTACTACCGGCCGGTGCAGAACTGGAATGACGGCAAGACCCAGGAGTTCAAGGACCGGAAGGTATATGACCTCACCGCCTCCCACCTGCGGAAGGCGGGCCGGGCCGGCAGCCAGGTGACCTTCTCCCAGGAGGGCGCCCCCCAGGCGTCCGGCGGGGAGTCCCTGCTGTTCACCACCCGTACCTGCCCCAACTGCCGTCAGGCGGAGGCCCTGCTCCAGAGGGCGGGAGTGCCCTATCAGAAGGTGGTGGCAGAGGAGTCTCCCGACCTGACCACCCGGTACGGGGTGCGTCAGGCCCCCACCCTGGTGGTCCAGGGGGAGAGCATCACCGGACTGGGCCCCATCAAGCGGTTCGCGGAGGAGCACCGGGCCCGGGAAGTAGGCTGA
- a CDS encoding anaerobic ribonucleoside-triphosphate reductase, with amino-acid sequence MDIQGLQKLTLLDWPGRVACTIFLGGCDFRCPFCHNRDLVTGPLPAAMDSGELLAFLAKRKGLLDGVCVTGGEPLLRPGLEGLLEEIKALGFPIKLDTNGSHPQLLARLWSLGLVDYAAMDIKNSPERYGKTAGVPGLDLGPIRESVSWLLEGHVDYEFRTTVVRQFHDSASFRAIGPWISGARRYFLQAFIDRDTVLRPGLSAWSREEMEGFAALVRPSVPAVELRGI; translated from the coding sequence ATGGACATTCAGGGACTGCAAAAATTGACGCTGCTGGACTGGCCGGGCCGGGTGGCCTGCACGATTTTCCTGGGGGGCTGTGACTTCCGCTGCCCCTTCTGTCACAACCGGGACCTGGTGACCGGCCCCCTCCCCGCCGCCATGGACAGCGGGGAGCTGCTGGCTTTCCTCGCCAAGCGGAAGGGGCTGCTGGACGGGGTCTGCGTCACCGGCGGAGAGCCCCTGCTCCGCCCCGGGCTGGAAGGACTTCTGGAGGAGATCAAGGCCCTGGGCTTCCCCATCAAGCTGGACACCAACGGCAGCCACCCCCAGCTCCTGGCCAGGCTGTGGTCCCTGGGGCTGGTGGACTACGCCGCCATGGACATCAAAAATTCCCCGGAGCGGTACGGAAAGACCGCAGGGGTCCCCGGCCTGGACCTGGGGCCCATCCGGGAGAGCGTGTCCTGGCTGCTGGAGGGCCATGTGGACTATGAGTTCCGCACCACCGTGGTGCGCCAGTTCCATGACAGCGCCTCCTTCCGCGCCATCGGCCCCTGGATCTCCGGCGCCCGGCGGTACTTTCTTCAGGCCTTCATCGACCGGGACACCGTGCTCCGGCCCGGTCTGAGCGCCTGGTCCCGGGAGGAGATGGAGGGGTTCGCCGCCCTGGTCCGCCCCTCGGTCCCGGCAGTGGAGCTGCGGGGCATCTGA
- a CDS encoding MATE efflux family protein: MNSDTLDLTRGSVPLCLIRFSFPLLLANLLQSFYSMADLLVVGRFVGETGLAAVSSASTLCFLLNAVCMGFSAGGTVLTARARGAGDRLEEEEAAAALLLLALAGSALLTAAALLCYCPLFTLMALPSRAMGDACGYMAILCWGTPFVFGYNAVCAILKGRGDSRGPLRFVAAAAVVNLLLDLILAGPCGLGTAGTAWATVAAQGVSFLLSLAHLHRCVPLSLRRLPLRPAALLSLLRLGLPSAVQMAVVNLSYLILTGLLNPFGVSVAAAAGIGLKVSTFAGMPCWALGYGVTAMVGQNLGAGDPDRVRQTVRSGLLLSLGATALLTALVQLAAAPIIALFEPENAAVTAEGVRYLRICCSVNGLIYAAMYVFDSFAIGSGASWVAMCNAMLDAALLRLPLCWLLAFPLALGPAGIYLGQAFSPILPALAGLCYFRLRCRRS; encoded by the coding sequence ATGAACTCCGATACGCTGGATCTGACCCGGGGGAGCGTCCCCCTCTGCCTGATCCGATTCTCCTTCCCTCTCCTGCTGGCCAATCTGCTCCAGTCCTTTTACAGCATGGCGGATCTGCTGGTGGTGGGCCGCTTCGTGGGTGAGACCGGCCTGGCCGCTGTGAGCAGCGCCTCCACCCTGTGCTTCCTCCTCAACGCGGTGTGCATGGGCTTTTCCGCCGGTGGGACGGTCCTCACCGCCCGGGCCCGGGGCGCCGGGGACCGCCTGGAAGAGGAGGAGGCCGCCGCCGCGCTGCTCCTGCTGGCGCTGGCGGGCTCCGCCCTGCTGACGGCGGCCGCCCTGCTCTGCTACTGCCCGCTGTTCACCCTGATGGCCCTGCCTTCCCGGGCTATGGGGGACGCCTGCGGCTATATGGCCATCCTCTGCTGGGGCACCCCCTTTGTCTTTGGATACAACGCCGTCTGCGCCATCCTGAAGGGCCGGGGCGACTCCCGCGGTCCCCTCCGGTTCGTGGCCGCCGCCGCTGTGGTCAATCTCCTCCTGGATCTGATCCTGGCAGGTCCCTGCGGCCTGGGAACCGCCGGGACCGCCTGGGCCACCGTGGCGGCCCAAGGCGTCTCCTTTCTGCTCTCTCTGGCCCACCTGCACCGCTGTGTCCCCCTCTCCCTCCGGCGTCTCCCCCTCCGCCCCGCCGCCCTCCTCTCCCTTCTCCGGCTGGGCCTCCCCTCTGCCGTCCAGATGGCGGTGGTCAACCTCTCCTACCTGATCCTCACCGGCCTGCTCAACCCTTTCGGCGTCTCCGTGGCGGCGGCGGCCGGCATCGGCCTGAAGGTCAGCACCTTCGCCGGGATGCCCTGCTGGGCGCTGGGCTATGGGGTGACCGCCATGGTGGGGCAGAACCTGGGTGCCGGCGATCCGGACCGGGTGCGTCAGACCGTCAGGAGCGGCCTTCTCCTCAGTCTGGGGGCCACTGCCCTTCTGACCGCCCTCGTCCAGCTGGCCGCCGCCCCCATCATCGCCCTCTTCGAACCGGAGAACGCGGCCGTGACGGCAGAGGGGGTGCGCTATCTCCGCATCTGCTGCTCCGTCAACGGACTGATCTACGCTGCCATGTATGTCTTCGACTCCTTCGCCATCGGCTCTGGGGCTTCCTGGGTGGCTATGTGCAATGCCATGCTGGACGCGGCCCTGCTCCGTCTGCCCCTGTGCTGGCTGCTGGCCTTCCCCCTCGCCCTGGGCCCCGCCGGCATTTACTTGGGCCAGGCGTTCTCCCCCATCCTGCCCGCCCTGGCGGGGCTGTGCTATTTCCGTCTCCGGTGCCGCCGGTCTTGA
- a CDS encoding chaperone protein HtpG, producing the protein MAKKQFKAESKRLMDLMINSIYTHKEIFLREIISNASDAEDKLAYRALTDDSVEVKRKDLKITIVPDKEKRTLTVSDNGVGMTKDELESNLGTIAKSGSLQFKQELERDDKAASKVDVIGQFGVGFYSAFMVADAVTVISRAYGAEEAWMWQSAGTDGYTVTQCEKETPGTDIIMHIKPNADEENYDQYLETYKLQELIKKYSDYIRYPIVMEVEDYRQKEKPADAGEDYKPEWETVKEWKTLNSMVPLWQRQKSKVKPEEYNAFYKEKFGDWQDPLTVIHTSAEGAVTYKAMLYIPSHTPYDFYTREYEKGLQLYSSGVLIMDKCADLLPDHFRFVRGVVDSQDFSLNISREVLQHTRQLKVIASALEKKIKGELMKLQKEDREKYETFWKSFGTQIKYGVVAEYGQHKELLQDLLLFWSSKEGKDTTLAEYRERMPEDQPYYYYACGESAEKIAKLPQVERILDKGYEILYCTEDVDDFVMRGLGEIDGKAFKSVNDEDALPQSDEEKKTAEEKAEAGKPVLEAVKEALGEEVKEVRASSILKSGAVCLTADGPVSLEMEKYMRKVDGDRAARAQRVLELNPDSAPFAALQKAVEAGDKDTVSKYAKLLYGQALLLADLPLEDPAEYAQLVCSLMV; encoded by the coding sequence ATGGCAAAGAAACAGTTCAAGGCGGAGTCCAAGCGGCTGATGGATCTGATGATCAACTCCATCTACACCCACAAGGAGATCTTTCTGCGGGAGATCATCTCCAACGCCAGCGACGCGGAGGACAAGCTGGCCTACCGTGCCCTCACCGATGACAGCGTAGAGGTCAAGCGCAAGGATCTGAAGATCACCATCGTTCCCGACAAGGAGAAGCGGACCCTCACCGTGTCCGACAACGGAGTGGGCATGACGAAGGACGAGCTGGAGTCCAACCTGGGCACCATCGCCAAGAGCGGCTCCCTCCAGTTCAAGCAGGAGCTGGAGCGGGACGACAAGGCGGCCTCCAAGGTGGATGTGATCGGTCAGTTCGGCGTGGGCTTCTACTCCGCCTTTATGGTGGCGGACGCGGTCACCGTCATCTCCCGGGCCTATGGCGCGGAGGAGGCGTGGATGTGGCAGTCCGCTGGCACGGATGGCTACACCGTCACCCAGTGCGAGAAGGAGACGCCGGGCACCGATATCATCATGCACATCAAGCCCAACGCCGACGAGGAGAACTACGATCAGTATCTTGAGACCTATAAATTACAAGAGCTGATCAAAAAATACTCCGACTATATCCGCTATCCCATCGTGATGGAGGTGGAGGACTACCGTCAGAAGGAGAAGCCCGCCGACGCCGGAGAGGACTACAAGCCCGAGTGGGAGACAGTGAAGGAGTGGAAGACCCTCAACTCCATGGTGCCCCTGTGGCAGCGGCAGAAGAGCAAAGTGAAGCCGGAGGAGTACAACGCCTTCTACAAGGAGAAATTTGGGGACTGGCAGGACCCCCTGACCGTGATCCACACCAGCGCCGAGGGCGCCGTCACCTACAAGGCCATGCTCTATATCCCCTCCCACACCCCCTACGACTTCTATACCCGGGAGTATGAGAAAGGACTTCAGCTTTACAGCTCCGGCGTGCTCATCATGGACAAGTGTGCCGACCTGCTCCCTGACCACTTCCGCTTTGTCAGGGGCGTGGTGGACTCCCAGGATTTCTCCCTGAACATCAGCCGGGAGGTGCTCCAGCACACCCGCCAGCTGAAGGTCATTGCCTCTGCCCTGGAGAAGAAGATCAAGGGGGAGCTGATGAAGCTCCAGAAGGAGGACCGGGAGAAGTACGAGACATTCTGGAAGTCCTTCGGTACCCAGATCAAGTATGGCGTGGTAGCCGAGTACGGCCAGCACAAGGAGCTGCTCCAGGATCTGCTGCTGTTCTGGTCCTCTAAGGAGGGGAAGGACACCACCCTGGCGGAGTACCGGGAGCGGATGCCAGAGGATCAGCCCTATTACTACTACGCCTGCGGCGAGAGCGCTGAGAAGATCGCAAAGCTGCCCCAGGTGGAGCGCATTTTGGACAAGGGGTACGAGATCCTGTACTGCACCGAGGACGTGGATGACTTTGTCATGCGCGGCCTGGGAGAGATCGACGGGAAGGCGTTCAAGTCGGTGAATGACGAGGATGCCCTGCCCCAGAGCGATGAGGAGAAGAAGACGGCCGAGGAGAAGGCGGAGGCGGGCAAACCTGTGCTGGAGGCTGTCAAGGAGGCCCTGGGCGAGGAGGTGAAGGAGGTCCGTGCCTCCTCCATCCTGAAGTCGGGGGCGGTGTGCCTGACGGCTGACGGCCCGGTCTCCCTGGAGATGGAGAAGTATATGCGGAAGGTGGATGGGGACCGCGCCGCCCGGGCCCAGCGGGTGCTGGAGCTCAACCCAGATTCCGCTCCCTTTGCCGCGCTCCAAAAGGCGGTGGAGGCAGGGGACAAGGATACGGTCTCCAAATACGCCAAGCTGCTCTACGGACAGGCTCTCCTGCTGGCAGATCTGCCGCTGGAGGACCCGGCGGAGTACGCGCAGCTGGTCTGCTCCCTGATGGTGTGA
- a CDS encoding iron-containing alcohol dehydrogenase has translation MLGNFTYCNPTKLYFGEQSLEGLHKELPKYGDRVVLIYGGGSIKRNGIYDAVRAILDQEGKQVAEIAGVMPNPTLAKLYEGIGVARAHQADLLLAVGGGSVCDYAKAVAVSVHCPEDPWEKYYLRFEEPDCPILPVGCVLTMVGTGSEMNAGSVITNQETRQKIGHVFADEAVMPRFSILNPRFTLTLPREQMVAGIYDIFNHICEQYFSGEDDNTSDYLSEGLMRSLLCSSRAANRDPQDYEARSNIMWTATWALNTLVSRGKSTDWMVHMLGQAVGGYTNATHGMTLAAVSLPYYRHILPYGLDKFKRFAVQVWGVDPADKTDLQTAEEGLAAMEGWMKELGLTMNTSALGVTEDMLEGLADVTIHLTGGYKDLDREEILQIFRESLG, from the coding sequence ATGCTGGGAAATTTTACTTACTGCAACCCCACCAAGCTGTACTTTGGAGAGCAGTCGCTGGAGGGGCTCCACAAGGAGCTGCCCAAATATGGGGACCGGGTGGTCCTCATCTACGGCGGGGGCTCCATCAAGCGCAACGGTATCTATGACGCCGTGCGGGCCATTCTGGACCAGGAGGGAAAACAGGTGGCGGAGATCGCTGGAGTCATGCCAAACCCCACCCTGGCCAAACTGTATGAGGGCATTGGGGTCGCTCGGGCGCACCAGGCTGACCTGCTGCTGGCGGTGGGCGGAGGCTCGGTGTGCGACTATGCCAAGGCGGTGGCTGTGTCGGTCCACTGTCCGGAGGACCCATGGGAGAAATACTATCTCCGCTTTGAGGAGCCAGACTGCCCCATCCTGCCGGTGGGCTGTGTGCTCACCATGGTGGGCACTGGCTCAGAGATGAACGCCGGCTCGGTGATCACCAACCAGGAGACCCGGCAGAAGATCGGCCACGTCTTTGCGGACGAGGCGGTGATGCCCCGCTTCTCCATTTTGAATCCCCGCTTCACCCTCACCCTGCCCCGGGAGCAGATGGTCGCGGGTATCTACGACATCTTCAACCACATCTGCGAGCAGTACTTCTCCGGGGAGGATGACAACACCAGCGACTATCTCAGCGAGGGGCTGATGCGCTCCCTCCTGTGCTCCAGCCGGGCTGCCAACCGGGATCCCCAGGACTACGAGGCCAGGAGCAACATCATGTGGACCGCCACCTGGGCGCTGAACACCCTGGTGTCCCGGGGCAAGTCCACCGACTGGATGGTGCACATGCTGGGCCAAGCGGTGGGGGGCTACACCAACGCCACCCACGGCATGACGCTGGCGGCGGTCTCCCTGCCCTACTACCGGCACATCCTCCCCTATGGGCTGGACAAATTCAAGCGGTTCGCCGTCCAGGTGTGGGGAGTGGACCCGGCGGACAAGACCGACCTCCAGACGGCGGAGGAGGGGCTGGCGGCCATGGAGGGCTGGATGAAGGAGCTTGGGCTGACCATGAATACCAGTGCGCTGGGCGTGACGGAGGACATGCTGGAGGGGCTGGCTGACGTGACCATCCACCTCACCGGGGGCTACAAGGATCTGGATCGGGAGGAGATCCTTCAGATCTTCCGGGAGAGCCTGGGCTGA
- a CDS encoding DNA modification/repair radical SAM protein, whose translation MDLMDKLTILADAAKYDAACTSSGLDRAGRAGRLGSTMAAGCCHSFSADGRCISLLKILYTNICAYDCQYCVNRRSSDPPRAAFTPRELAELTIQFYRRNYIEGLFLSSAVLRDPDYTTERMIEALRLLRQDYGFGGYIHAKAIPGADPLLTQQLGLLADRLSVNIELPSAKSLALLAPDKGRAGILAPMAQIRDGITQSRQELAKYHHAPRFAPAGQSTQMIVGATPESDRHILMLTQGLYDKYHLKRVFYSAYIPVSSSSLLPAPQGFQPPLLREHRLYQADWLLRFYHFRAEELLDEGRPDFDLRLDPKCGWALRHLDQFPVEVQRADYEALLRVPGIGVTSAKRILTARRAGPLSFSGLKKLGVVLKRAQYFITCSGRMLEGLRVREEGILSHLAALERPALAQVQPEQLSLFGEEGAS comes from the coding sequence ATGGACCTGATGGACAAGCTGACCATCCTGGCGGACGCCGCCAAGTATGACGCCGCCTGCACCTCCAGCGGACTGGACCGGGCCGGACGGGCGGGCCGGCTGGGCTCCACCATGGCGGCGGGCTGCTGCCACTCCTTCTCCGCTGACGGGCGGTGCATCTCCCTCCTGAAGATCCTCTATACGAACATCTGCGCCTACGACTGCCAGTACTGTGTCAACCGCCGGTCCAGCGATCCGCCCCGGGCTGCTTTTACTCCCCGGGAGCTGGCCGAACTCACCATCCAGTTCTACCGCCGCAACTATATTGAGGGGCTCTTTCTCTCCTCCGCCGTGCTGCGGGACCCGGATTATACCACCGAGCGGATGATCGAGGCACTGCGCCTGCTCCGCCAGGATTATGGCTTCGGCGGCTATATCCACGCCAAGGCCATCCCAGGTGCAGATCCCCTCCTCACCCAGCAGCTGGGCCTGCTGGCCGACCGGCTCAGCGTCAACATCGAGCTGCCCAGCGCCAAAAGCCTGGCCCTGCTGGCCCCGGACAAGGGCCGGGCCGGTATCCTGGCCCCCATGGCCCAGATCCGGGATGGGATCACCCAGTCCCGGCAGGAGCTGGCCAAATACCACCATGCCCCCCGCTTCGCCCCGGCGGGCCAGTCCACTCAGATGATCGTAGGTGCCACGCCGGAGAGCGACCGCCACATCCTGATGCTCACCCAGGGGCTCTACGACAAGTACCATCTGAAGCGGGTCTTCTACTCCGCCTATATCCCCGTCTCCTCCAGCTCCCTGCTCCCCGCTCCCCAGGGCTTTCAGCCGCCCCTGCTGCGTGAGCACCGGCTGTATCAGGCGGACTGGCTGCTGCGCTTCTACCACTTTCGGGCCGAGGAGCTGCTGGACGAGGGGCGGCCCGACTTCGACCTCCGTCTGGACCCCAAGTGCGGCTGGGCCCTGCGCCACCTGGACCAGTTTCCTGTGGAGGTCCAGCGGGCTGACTATGAGGCCCTGCTCCGGGTGCCCGGCATCGGGGTCACCAGCGCCAAGCGCATCCTCACAGCCCGGCGGGCCGGCCCCCTGTCCTTCTCCGGCCTGAAAAAGCTGGGGGTGGTCCTCAAGCGGGCCCAGTACTTCATCACCTGCTCCGGCCGCATGCTGGAGGGTCTGCGAGTGCGGGAGGAGGGCATCCTGTCCCATCTGGCTGCCCTGGAGCGCCCCGCCCTGGCCCAGGTCCAGCCGGAGCAGCTCTCCCTCTTTGGAGAGGAGGGGGCCTCATGA
- a CDS encoding DNA-binding helix-turn-helix protein yields MSMETRALGDAIRAARMKKGLTQDALSELLDITPTHLKNIEGSRRKPSVPLLFQMMELLDLSVDALVFQSREESRCLRMDGLSEREAEALERLVDAMREK; encoded by the coding sequence ATGAGCATGGAAACAAGGGCCCTGGGGGATGCCATCCGCGCGGCCCGCATGAAGAAGGGGCTGACTCAGGATGCGCTTTCGGAGCTTCTGGATATCACGCCCACTCATTTGAAGAATATCGAGGGCTCCCGTCGGAAGCCCTCGGTGCCTCTTCTGTTCCAGATGATGGAGCTTCTGGATCTCTCCGTGGATGCTCTGGTGTTCCAGAGCAGGGAGGAGAGCAGGTGTCTGCGGATGGACGGCCTTTCGGAGCGGGAGGCGGAGGCGCTGGAGCGTCTGGTGGACGCCATGCGGGAAAAATAG
- a CDS encoding succinate-semialdehyde dehydrogenase: MAKEVTPEQIEMLDGMVAKARAAAEIIATYDQERVDRLCQAVAASVIDMKVWANLADEAVDETGLGDKVTKRNKRNKLKLILRDCLRQKSVGVIEEIPEKGIVKYAKPVGVIASLVPTTNPCLTPAGQVIYAIKARDVIICSPHPRAKKTTNKCINIIRETLVREGAPADIIQGIEEPSITLTQELMKRCDLVIATGGRPMVKSAYSSGVPAYGSGAGNATVIIDNTCNTPERQAEAAMNTRISKCSDFGSGCSCDGNLIIHEDVYDGFVAALVKEGAYLANEEEAEKLKAVMWDEAGHRLPNTVAISPQKLAEAAGFEIPADRKFIAVTGGGIENVGKEHFFSSEKLTTLLTLFKYYGEFENALTMMQAMFNVGGKGHSCGIYSFDDDHIHRLGMCAPVSRIMVRQPNNRGNSGSSTNGMPPTSSMGCGTWGGNIVSENICLKHYMNTTWVARPLPEDMPSNEELFGEFNKPDMDVE; this comes from the coding sequence ATGGCGAAAGAAGTCACTCCTGAGCAGATCGAAATGCTGGATGGGATGGTCGCTAAGGCCCGCGCTGCGGCGGAGATCATCGCCACCTATGACCAGGAGCGCGTGGACCGGCTGTGCCAGGCGGTCGCCGCTTCTGTGATCGACATGAAGGTTTGGGCGAACCTGGCTGACGAGGCGGTGGACGAGACCGGCCTGGGCGACAAGGTGACCAAGCGGAACAAGCGGAACAAGCTGAAGCTGATCCTGCGGGACTGCCTGCGTCAGAAGAGCGTGGGCGTGATCGAGGAGATCCCTGAGAAGGGCATCGTGAAGTATGCCAAGCCTGTGGGCGTGATCGCGTCCCTGGTGCCCACCACCAACCCCTGCCTGACCCCTGCCGGCCAGGTGATCTATGCCATCAAGGCCCGTGACGTCATCATCTGCAGCCCCCATCCGCGCGCGAAGAAGACCACCAACAAGTGCATCAACATCATCCGTGAGACCCTGGTGCGTGAGGGCGCTCCCGCCGACATCATCCAGGGCATCGAGGAGCCCAGCATCACCCTGACCCAGGAGCTGATGAAGCGCTGCGACCTGGTCATCGCCACCGGTGGCCGTCCCATGGTCAAGTCCGCATACTCCTCCGGTGTGCCGGCCTACGGCTCCGGCGCCGGCAACGCGACTGTCATCATCGACAACACCTGCAACACCCCCGAGCGTCAGGCTGAGGCTGCCATGAACACCCGGATCTCCAAGTGCTCCGACTTCGGCTCCGGCTGCTCCTGCGACGGCAACCTGATCATCCACGAGGACGTGTACGACGGGTTCGTAGCCGCCCTGGTGAAGGAGGGCGCTTACCTGGCCAACGAGGAAGAGGCTGAGAAGCTGAAGGCCGTCATGTGGGACGAGGCTGGGCACCGTCTGCCCAACACCGTGGCCATCAGCCCGCAGAAGCTGGCGGAGGCCGCTGGGTTCGAGATCCCGGCTGACCGGAAGTTCATCGCTGTGACCGGCGGCGGCATCGAGAACGTGGGCAAGGAGCACTTCTTCTCCAGCGAGAAGCTGACCACTCTGCTGACCCTGTTCAAGTACTACGGGGAGTTTGAGAACGCACTGACCATGATGCAGGCCATGTTCAACGTGGGCGGCAAGGGCCACAGCTGCGGCATCTACTCCTTCGACGACGACCACATCCATCGTCTGGGCATGTGCGCCCCCGTGTCCCGCATCATGGTGCGCCAGCCCAACAACCGCGGCAACTCCGGTTCTTCCACCAACGGCATGCCTCCCACGTCTTCCATGGGGTGCGGCACCTGGGGCGGCAACATCGTGTCCGAGAACATCTGCCTGAAGCACTACATGAACACCACCTGGGTGGCCCGTCCTCTGCCCGAGGATATGCCCAGCAACGAGGAGCTGTTCGGCGAGTTCAACAAGCCGGACATGGACGTGGAGTGA